In a genomic window of Flavobacterium lipolyticum:
- a CDS encoding 4'-phosphopantetheinyl transferase family protein yields MPLFETIQFNETTKILVWHITESFEELVSNVVLKEKTQLRLNGMKSVMHQRAFLSVRMLIQEMGFTDQDLHYDEFGKPYFNCENHISITHSHDFAAIIISDKTVGIDMELQRDKILRIADKFVETENSYLNTQNTPDYIRELTVIWGAKEAIFKIRNEKGISFKDHISVNTFSLDKNQTKASLHFNDLAVDFDVYYKEIKSNTSGQNFTLVYAFDK; encoded by the coding sequence ACCATACAATTCAACGAAACGACTAAAATCTTAGTTTGGCACATAACAGAATCATTTGAGGAGTTAGTGAGCAATGTAGTATTAAAAGAGAAAACACAGTTGAGGTTGAACGGGATGAAATCTGTAATGCATCAACGCGCCTTTTTGAGCGTCCGTATGCTGATCCAGGAAATGGGTTTTACAGATCAGGACTTGCACTACGACGAATTTGGGAAGCCCTATTTCAATTGCGAAAATCATATCTCCATCACGCATTCACATGATTTTGCAGCGATTATAATTAGTGATAAAACAGTAGGAATCGACATGGAGCTGCAACGCGACAAAATCCTTCGAATAGCAGACAAATTTGTAGAGACCGAAAACAGTTATCTAAACACTCAAAATACTCCCGATTATATCAGGGAATTGACAGTAATTTGGGGAGCCAAAGAAGCTATTTTTAAAATCAGAAACGAAAAAGGAATCAGTTTTAAAGATCATATTAGTGTAAATACGTTTTCGTTAGATAAAAATCAAACCAAAGCCAGTCTTCATTTTAATGATCTCGCAGTAGATTTTGACGTGTACTATAAAGAAATTAAATCGAATACTTCAGGGCAGAACTTTACTTTGGTTTATGCTTTTGATAAGTAG